One Pseudomonadota bacterium genomic window, CCTGGATCGTCCCCGTGCTGGTGCTGGGCCCGGCCCACGCAGCGGTGGCCGCGAGCCGTCTCCCCGTTCGCATCGGCGAGCCTCTGGTCGACGCCGACGGTCATCCCCGTGCCGTGGTCGGGTCAGACGCCCACGCCTGGGGCGCCATCGGACGCTGGGTGCTGGCCCTGGTGGCGCGCGAGCGGGCCGTCCCCTGGGTGTCGGACGACGGAGCGCAGGCAGGCTGGTGGGCCGTGCTCGACGACCCCGCCGATCAGAAGCGTATCGCCGCCCTGGCGGCCACGCTGCCCCCCAGCGGACGACTCTCCACCGACGGCCGCACCGTGCCCCCCGCGCGTGCCGCCGTCACCGCGTTCGCGCGCCGGGCCGTCGACGACTACGTGGGCGGCGTCGCCCACGACACCCCCAGCACCCAGAAGATCCCCGCGCGCTGGCCGGAAGAAGCCCGCGCCTGGGCCGCGGCGCTGGGCAGGGGCGAGACTGCCTTCGATGGCGTCGGGCCGCGCACGCGCGAGCGCTTTGGCGCCGAGATCCAGCGCTGGATCGCGCCCCTGCTGGCCGTAGACGACGCGCCCTTCCGCACCTGCTTCCGCCTCGAGCCCCCGAAACCCAGGGCGCGCACCTGGCGCGTGGAGATCTTGTCGCAGGCCCTCGACGATCCAAGCCTGATGAAGCCTGCAAGCGATGAAAAGACGCTGGCCGACCTCGGGCGGGCGGTGCGCGTCTTCCCCCAGCTCTCGCGCGCCCTGTCGGCCGCTCGTCCGTCCGCGGTCGATCTCAAGCTCGATGAGGCCGTCTCGTTCTTGCGCGAGACCGCCTTCCTGCTCGAAGACGGCGGGTTCGGCGTGTATGTCCCCGGCGATCGGCTGATGCGCGCCCCCGACATCGGAGTGACCCTGAAGGTCCGCCCCCGCTGCGAGAAGGGCAGCGCCGGGCTCGGACACCTGGGCCTCGACGCCATCGTCGACTACGACTGGGCGCTGTCGCTGGGCGACCACCCGATCACCGCTGACGAGTTCCGCGCCCTGGCGAAGAACAAGGTGCCCCTGGTGCAGGTGCGGGGACAGTGGGTGCTGCTCGACGCCGCCCAGATCGACCGCACACTGGCTGCCCTCGACGGCTCGCCTGGCAAGATGACGCTGCGCGACACCCTCACCTTCGTGACGCGCAACGAAGCCACACACCCCACCGTGAAGTTCGAGGGGTCGCTGGCCGCCCTGAACGAACCCGCCCGCGTCGCGCCCGTCGAGGTGCCCGGCGCGCTGCGAGGCGAGCTGCGCCCCTACCAGCTGCGCGGCTTCTCGTGGCTCGACTTTCTCACCGCGCGGGGTCTCGGCGCCTGTCTCGCCGACGACATGGGCCTGGGCAAGACCATCCAGATGCTGGCCCTGCTGCTGCACCGACGCGGAGCGGGGCCGTCGCTGCTGATCTGCCCCACGTCGCTGGTGGGCAACTGGCAGCGCGAGGCGACCCGCTTCGCCCCGGACCTGCGGGTGGGCGTGCACCACGGCGCCGACCGACGCAAGAAGGCAGCCTACGCGACGTGGGCCGGCGACCTCGACCTGGTGATTACCACCTACGCCCTGGCGGCCCGCGATGAAGCCTTGCTGGCGGGCACCGAGTACGACGCGGTGGTGCTCGACGAGGCGCAGAACGTGAAGAACCCCGACGCGCGGCAGTCGAAGGCGGTGCGGGGGTTGCGCAGCCGCTGCCGCATCGCGCTGACGGGCACCCCGGTCGAGAACCGCCTGACCGATCTGTGGTCGATCATGGACTTCCTCAATCCAGGGATACTCGGATCGCACACGGCCTTCCACCGGCAGTTCGCGGTCCCCATTGAGCGGTGGAGAGATGGGGCGCGAGCCGCCACCCTGCGCTCGACCACGGGGCCGTTCGTGCTGCGCCGCCTCAAGACCGACGCGACGATCATCTCCGACCTGCCCGAGAAGCAGGAGATGAAGGTGTACTGCCCGCTCACCCGGGAGCAGGCGACGCTCTACCAGGCCTGCGTCGACGACATGCTGGCGCGCATCGAGGCCTCCGATGGCATCAAGCGGCGGGGTCTCGTGCTCTCGACCATGCTCCGCCTCAAGCAGATCTGCGATCATCCGGCGGTGTTCCTCGAAGATGGCTCCGCACTGGGCGAGTCCCGTTCGGGCAAGCTGCAGCGCCTCGTCGAGATGCTCGACGAGGTGGTGGTCAGCGGCGACCGGGCCCTCGTGTTCACCCAGTTCAGCACCTTCGGAGAGCGGCTGCGCCAGGCCCTCACCGAGCGGCTGCTGGTGCCCGTGCTGTTCTTGTCCGGCGACACGCCTCGCAAGGCACGCGACGAGATGGTGGAGCGCTTCCAAGCCGACGGCGGCCCGCCCGTGTTCCTTCTTTCGGTGAAGGCCGGCGGGGTCGGATTGAACCTCACGGCGGCCTCGCACGTGTTCCACTACGATCGCTGGTGGAACCCCGCGGTCGAGAACCAGGCCACCGATCGGGCCTTCCGCATCGGGCAGCGGCGCAACGTGCAGGTGCACAAGTTCATCTGCCAGGGCACCCTTGAAGAGGCCATCGACGAGATGATCGAGCGCAAGATGGCCCTGGCCGAGCAGGTGGTGGGCAGCGG contains:
- a CDS encoding DEAD/DEAH box helicase, translating into MEGAPVAPSRARKRHSAAVSAADMRALLEPALDTPLNEARDETLWLPTIEGRPVGSRDALPMVADDPAPKGAKAGGFAPWIVPVLVLGPAHAAVAASRLPVRIGEPLVDADGHPRAVVGSDAHAWGAIGRWVLALVARERAVPWVSDDGAQAGWWAVLDDPADQKRIAALAATLPPSGRLSTDGRTVPPARAAVTAFARRAVDDYVGGVAHDTPSTQKIPARWPEEARAWAAALGRGETAFDGVGPRTRERFGAEIQRWIAPLLAVDDAPFRTCFRLEPPKPRARTWRVEILSQALDDPSLMKPASDEKTLADLGRAVRVFPQLSRALSAARPSAVDLKLDEAVSFLRETAFLLEDGGFGVYVPGDRLMRAPDIGVTLKVRPRCEKGSAGLGHLGLDAIVDYDWALSLGDHPITADEFRALAKNKVPLVQVRGQWVLLDAAQIDRTLAALDGSPGKMTLRDTLTFVTRNEATHPTVKFEGSLAALNEPARVAPVEVPGALRGELRPYQLRGFSWLDFLTARGLGACLADDMGLGKTIQMLALLLHRRGAGPSLLICPTSLVGNWQREATRFAPDLRVGVHHGADRRKKAAYATWAGDLDLVITTYALAARDEALLAGTEYDAVVLDEAQNVKNPDARQSKAVRGLRSRCRIALTGTPVENRLTDLWSIMDFLNPGILGSHTAFHRQFAVPIERWRDGARAATLRSTTGPFVLRRLKTDATIISDLPEKQEMKVYCPLTREQATLYQACVDDMLARIEASDGIKRRGLVLSTMLRLKQICDHPAVFLEDGSALGESRSGKLQRLVEMLDEVVVSGDRALVFTQFSTFGERLRQALTERLLVPVLFLSGDTPRKARDEMVERFQADGGPPVFLLSVKAGGVGLNLTAASHVFHYDRWWNPAVENQATDRAFRIGQRRNVQVHKFICQGTLEEAIDEMIERKMALAEQVVGSGESWLTELDTSQLRKMFTLQAGAVEDDVV